From the Drechmeria coniospora strain ARSEF 6962 chromosome 02, whole genome shotgun sequence genome, the window CTCCAAGATGCTCGAAAATCATGACAACACTCCTTGAAGCGAAGCAGAAATGCAAGCAGACTCTCGCAGATAGACGCTCATATCATCACTACTCAGTAATAGATGCTGCTACCACTTTGCCGAATCTCACCGGCCAATTAAGTATTGTTGACTGAATGTAAGCGAGAAAAAAAGTGCGAGATTGTTGAggcttgtacggagtatgatTCGAAAAATAATCATCTGCTGACGATAAGCACAAGTCGTTTGTGTATGGTGGACATGCATCATCACTGACACCAGGAAAGGCGGGAGCATGACAGTATGGCAGCATGATGGGACTCGAAAATGCGACGCCAACGTCTTCAATAACGAGGTCAAACCATTTGAAAGCTTTACACCGCTATCCCTCCCCTCAACATGAAGGCAGGGTTTGATTTGCAATCCCATCGGCTCCAGTCGAGCGGTCGATGCCATCATCCTACGGCACTGTACGTCTGATGAGGGCTCCAATATCCATCGTTCAAAGCGCGAAACCCACAGCGAAACTGATTCTGAGGCTCTGGGGGAAAAATGGAAGTTGTATTCGAGTAGAATACTTTAATATATGGAAGAGCAATTTTTTTGTTAGTTTTATTTAGGAAATTAAGCATGCCCGCTGGACCTTTCATGCATTCAATCCGTCCGTCCGACCCTGCTCCACGGTAGACGCTGATGCTGCGAGGGGTGTCTCGGCATCCTTGATGCCTTTGTCTACATCTGTCCAAAGGTACAAGCAGAGGGCAACAACCATGAGCAGCAGATTGGGAATCATGGGAAAGCGCAGGTTGTGCGTGCTGTTCTGGATCACTCCTTGCACAAGCGGGTTGATCCAACCAGTCGCCAGATCCAGGGTAATCTCGAGGCCAAAGTAGATTGCCTCGGAACCTTTGGGGATCAGCGAAGAGTAGAGGACGCGGTTCAGGGAACGCAGGGCGCTGCTCGTGCTCATGAAAAGAACGTCGACGACCCAGAACTCGGTTTGGCTCTTGTATCCGATGGGCACACTCTTGCTGATTCCGATGCAGCCCCAGAGGACGCAGAGAATGTTCACAGAGAGAAAGATGTAGGCCCAGCTCTTGATGTGAAGCTTCGCGTGGGGAAAGGAAAACAGCCAGGTGAGCGAGCCGAGGCAAGCGGACAAGACCATGACGAAAGTGTAGACCGTGTACACGCTGCTGCCCCTCTGGatgcccgtcgtctcgaggaagagggcgcTCAGGAGAGACAGGAAGTTGCCGTAGGCGGTATTCCACAGAACCCAGCCGACGCACAGCTTGAAGGCATTGGGATATCGGCGCACGGAGCCCAGGAGCGAAAGCCCTGCGTCGTGGGAGCCATGGTCAGCAGCGGGGATGGGTCATCTGGCGTCGGGACTTACACGTTCGCAGGGGCAGGAGGAAGATGCTTTTGCCGACCGGTCTCTTCCTACCGGGAATATCTGGCAGCAAGATGTGTCCAGCGATGGCGAAGAGAACTAAGCACGTCACGTTAGCGCGCCGCCTTGAGCGAGGTGGGGGTGATACTCGGTCGGTCGTACTCGTCAGGCATCCTGCGATGGAAATGGCCAAAAGAAAGCTTCATCGGTCCACATTAGCCCAtgcttgcatgcatgcctcCCACGGTCAAGGCGACGTCTCACTTGAAGTAACCCTCCTTCACGGCGCTGCCACGGGTGTAGGTGATGATGACACCGATCAACAGAGCCACCAAGGCGCCGACGTTGCCCGAGACGAGCCCGAGGACACTGACGCGGCTTCCTTTGATCCAAGTGCTGTTGATCTTTGGCCTGCCACCTTCCTGGGCCGCCTCGAGCCTACGGGGCGGGTTGAACCAACCAGAGGAACGCATGAATATGGGAATGTACGATGCCTCGATGACGGTGTAGACGCCGCTGACGGTCGAGATGACGACGTAGAGCGTCGAGAGCGCGTTGAGATGGCTGTACGAGTTGCCCGTGAGGCCTGCAAAGGgcagggcgagggcgccgaagAGGTAGATGgacgccatcatcatcgtcttcCGGTAGTTGGAGTAGTCGGCCGCACCGGATGCCATGATGGAGACGACACCTTCGGACGCTCGGCTGATGGCTCGCAGATACAAGCTGCCAGAGGGCACCCGTCAGCTCATTCTCGGGCGCTTCCGCGGCTCGTGGCGAGCGGGCACGAGACGCACAGGTAGCTAAGGTAGTCGACATCGCGACCGCCGAGCTTGACGACACACTTTATGGCCCCCCGTCGGGCGCAGGGCTTGTCCGTGCCGGGTATGTGACCGACGGCATTCGCGGCCGACTGGATGCTGGCCGTCACGTAGCTGCTG encodes:
- a CDS encoding autophagy-related protein 22, which translates into the protein MSDANSRTTLIQEDAKPPSPAHVVVAQTADEESDSTSGDEIVTPLRTRKALWAWLILCFSTGPTNSMISSYVTASIQSAANAVGHIPGTDKPCARRGAIKCVVKLGGRDVDYLSYLLYLRAISRASEGVVSIMASGAADYSNYRKTMMMASIYLFGALALPFAGLTGNSYSHLNALSTLYVVISTVSGVYTVIEASYIPIFMRSSGWFNPPRRLEAAQEGGRPKINSTWIKGSRVSVLGLVSGNVGALVALLIGVIITYTRGSAVKEGYFNFLLAISIAGCLTILFAIAGHILLPDIPGRKRPVGKSIFLLPLRTWLSLLGSVRRYPNAFKLCVGWVLWNTAYGNFLSLLSALFLETTGIQRGSSVYTVYTFVMVLSACLGSLTWLFSFPHAKLHIKSWAYIFLSVNILCVLWGCIGISKSVPIGYKSQTEFWVVDVLFMSTSSALRSLNRVLYSSLIPKGSEAIYFGLEITLDLATGWINPLVQGVIQNSTHNLRFPMIPNLLLMVVALCLYLWTDVDKGIKDAETPLAASASTVEQGRTDGLNA